The following are from one region of the Nicotiana tabacum cultivar K326 chromosome 3, ASM71507v2, whole genome shotgun sequence genome:
- the LOC142176641 gene encoding callose synthase 5-like, which yields MLRSRFQSLPGAFNSYLVPSDKNEKKGFSLSKSFNEVSPSKRSEAAKFAQLWNEFICSFREEDLISDREMDLLLVPYSSDPSLKVLQWPPFLLASKIPIALDTASQFRSRDADLWKRICADEYMKCVVIECYESFKFVLNALVVGETEKMIIGIIIKEVENNISKSTFLANFRTGPLQNLCKKFLDLPEILRDGDPSKRNNVVIVRVRLP from the coding sequence ATGTTAAGGTCAAGATTTCAGTCTCTGCCTGGTGCATTCAACTCTTACTTGGTGCCTTCTGACAAGAATGAAAAAAAGGGATTTTCCCTCTCTAAGAGTTTTAATGAGGTTTCACCTAGTAAGAGAAGTGAAGCTGCAAAATTCGCTCAGCTATGGAATGAATTTATATGCAGTTTCCGTGAAGAAGATCTTATAAGCGATAGGGAGATGGACCTATTACTTGTTCCTTATTCGTCGGACCCCAGTCTGAAAGTTCTTCAATGGCCACCCTTTTTGCTTGCTAGCAAGATCCCAATTGCATTGGACACGGCTTCACAATTTCGTTCTAGAGATGCTGACCTTTGGAAGCGCATATGTGCGGATGAATACATGAAGTGTGTTGTCATTGAATGTTATGAATCTTTTAAATTTGTTCTTAATGCCCTGGTTGTTGGAGAAACTGAGAAAATGATCATAGGAATCATCATAAAAGAAGTTGAAAACAACATTTCAAAGAGCACATTCCTTGCGAATTTCAGAACAGGTCCTTTGCAAAACCTTTGCAAGAAATTTCTTGACCTACCTGAGATACTGAGAGATGGAGATCCATCTAAAAGGAACAACGTTGTCATAGTACGGGTACGGCTCCCGTGA